In one Juglans regia cultivar Chandler chromosome 11, Walnut 2.0, whole genome shotgun sequence genomic region, the following are encoded:
- the LOC109012740 gene encoding GDSL esterase/lipase At5g03980-like: MTSTQTVLSLILTLNALLLLFLLPQCTTDAHSLMACKFNAIYNVGDSMSDTGNLVRENSALPFARLPYGETFFKSATGRCSNGLLMIDYIALAVGVPFLHPYLNKDALFLPCLGENFAVAGSTALSTNALAKKNILSPVTNSSLDVQLDWMSSHFNIACFNDQDCVKKHNMKALFMVGEIGGNDYNYAFFQGKPVEEVKAMVPEVVQAIKDAVKRVIGYGAVRVVVPGNFPIGCFPIYLTTFQTNNAAAYDEFHCLKWLNSFSTYHNDKLKQAIEDLRKENPNVIIAYGDYYNAFQWVYQHAPLLGFDVASVQKSCCGAGGYYNFGMTKMCGAPNVPVCPNPEEHISWDGIHLTEKAYQYMAYWLIRDILPKLNCINIV, encoded by the exons ATGACTTCCACACAAACAGTTTTATCTCTTATTCTCACCCTCAATGCACTTCTTCTCCTGTTCCTTCTTCCTCAGTGCACGACTGATGCACACTCTCTTATGGCTTGTAAGTTTAATGCGATATACAACGTCGGCGACTCCATGTCCGACACAGGCAATTTGGTTCGCGAGAACTCGGCTTTACCCTTTGCTCGACTTCCATACGGCGAGACCTTCTTCAAGAGCGCAACAGGACGATGTTCCAATGGTTTGCTTATGATAGATTATATAg CTTTGGCGGTTGGAGTTCCCTTTCTTCATCCTTATTTGAATAAGGATGCGCTCTTTCTACCTTGCTTAGGAGAGAATTTTGCTGTGGCTGGTTCTACTGCCTTGTCTACAAATGCTCTGGCAAAGAAGAATATCTTATCTCCGGTTACTAATAGCTCTCTTGATGTACAATTGGATTGGATGTCTTCCCATTTCAATATAGCTTGTTTCAACGACCAAG ATTGTGTCAAGAAGCATAACATGAAAGCCTTATTCATGGTGGGAGAAATTGGAGGTAATGATTATAACTATGCATTCTTCCAAGGCAAACCCGTTGAGGAGGTCAAGGCCATGGTTCCAGAAGTTGTCCAAGCAATAAAGGATGCCGTTAAA AGAGTCATTGGTTATGGTGCTGTTCGAGTTGTCGTCCCCGGAAACTTCCCAATAGGCTGTTTCCCAATCTATCTTACAACATTCCAAACCAACAATGCGGCTGCTTATGATGAGTTTCACTGCTTGAAGTGGTTGAATAGTTTCTCAACATATCACAATGATAAACTGAAACAAGCCATTGAagatttaagaaaagaaaatcctaaTGTGATTATAGCGTATGGCGATTACTACAATGCATTCCAATGGGTTTACCAACATGCGCCTCTTCTTG GATTTGATGTAGCATCTGTACAAAAGTCTTGTTGTGGTGCTGGAGGCTATTACAATTTTGGAATGACAAAAATGTGCGGAGCTCCAAATGTACCAGTTTGTCCAAATCCCGAAGAACACATAAGCTGGGATGGAATTCATTTGACTGAGAAAGCATATCAATATATGGCGTATTGGCTCATCCGCGACATCTTACCCAAGCTTAACTGCATTAATATTGTTTAA